In Dromiciops gliroides isolate mDroGli1 chromosome 4, mDroGli1.pri, whole genome shotgun sequence, one DNA window encodes the following:
- the LOC122726115 gene encoding lymphocyte antigen 6 complex locus protein G6f-like, whose amino-acid sequence MACLLFYFLFLLLPFIPQISSDDILSTYVALRENVELPCPEPPTLYGDETLSWFRSPVSRSNTIEVIRISMTNKHAEAWKTVKEVRLSLLRNNSLWLEEAKEEDAGRYWCSVLGNYVRYQNWRVYELSVIRGSQLSAKTAEGSVCSILVCSVVSAVFLDSVVWLEGKGKVKGRVETFMGKDASLLMVCPAEGTSESRIRRARSIRCTFPQDKGISFNLTAVASPDAPPTRCVVSPTWDIQKILLLLCVLGQGVTILAMGIVLWRRRNHRAQYGDDSTSHFKPETQVYENIHLAIPSPPAPRTM is encoded by the exons ATGGCTTGCCTACTCTTCTACTTCTTGTTTCTCCTGCTCCCATTCATCCCACAGATCTCATCTG ATGATATCCTGTCCACATATGTGGCCCTCAGGGAGAATGTGGAGCTTCCATGCCCTGAACCACCTACCTTGTATGGAGACGAGACGCTATCATGGTTCCGAAGCCCCGTATCCAGATCCAATACTATCGAGGTGATCCGTATCTCCATGACCAACAAGCATGCAGAGGCTTGGAAGACAGTGAAGGAAGTCAGACTAAGTCTGCTGAGGAATAATTCTCTGTGGCTAGAAGAAGCTAAGGAGGAAGATGCAGGACGATACTGGTGTTCTGTGCTTGGCAACTATGTCAGGTACCAGAACTGGAGGGTATATGAACTCTCTGTGATCAGAG gcTCCCAGCTATCAGCAAAGACTGCTGAGGGTTCTGTCTGCTCAATACTGGTGTGTTCAGTGGTCTCAGCAGTGTTCCTGGACTCTGTGGTTTGgctggaagggaaggggaaagtgaAGGGTAGGGTGGAGACTTTCATGGGAAAGGATGCTTCCCTTCTCATGGTGTGTCCTGCAGAAGGTACATCAGAGTCCCGGATCCGAAGGGCCAGAAGTATCCGTTGCACTTTCCCTCAGGACAAGGGCATCAGTTTCAACCTGACAG CTGTGGCCTCCCCAGATGCCCCTCCTACCCGCTGTGTGGTCTCCCCAACCTGGGATATCCAAAAGATCCTGTTGCTGCTTTGTGTTCTGGGGCAGGGAGTCACCATCTTGGCCATGGGAATAGTTCTCTGGAGACGCCGGAACCACAGGGCTCAGTATGGAG ATGATTCCACTTCTCATTTCAAACCAGAAACCCAAGTTTATGAAAATATCCACTTGGCCATTCCCAG TCCACCTGCCCCCAGGACCATGTGA